GGACGTGACCATGAACTAAGCCAATGTTTTCAAACACAATGACCATGGTTAAAGAAAAAGTAGCGGTCCAGAAAACGACATCAAAAAAACGGTCAAATGACATGGCGCCAAACACGGATAAGTAATCTGTAAAGGAAAAGTTTGAGCTCGTTGCCGCTTGGTTCTCAATAAGTCCAAACATCCAAGCAATCAAAGTACCCATAACCATACTTATCAAAAAATTACCTGGGACATTTCGAGCAAATAGGATGACCGTTAAGATTAACGTAATCACCGTTGCAAGTACATGTAAGTCAGTCATATTTCCTAGGGCAACAAAAGTGGTTTCACTCCCCACGACGATGCCCCCTTTTTGAAGACCAATAAATGTAAGGAAAATTCCTATTCCTACTGTAATGGCTTCTTTTAAAGAAGAAGGGATTGCATCAGAAATAATATGTGACAGCTTTGTAAAGGCAATAATTGAAAACAAAATGCCTGAAACAAAAACAACGGCTAAACCTTCTTGCCAAGTTAATCCCATCGATTGGCAAATGGTATAGGTGAATAGAGCGTTAACTCCCATCCCAGGAACCACAATAATGGGGGTGTTACCGAAAAAACCCATTATTAAACATCCGACAAACGAACTTAACACAGTTGCAAGAATACCTGCTTCTAATGGAATTCCAGCATCCGTTAAAATAGATGCATTGACGACAACAATATAGACAATAGTGAAAAAGGAAATCGTTCCTGCAAGTAATTCCTTCCGAATCGTTGTTCCTTGTTTATTGAGTTGGAAAAATCGTTCCATCTATATCCTTCCTTAATTGTAACCCTCAACCCTGCCCGTCAATCAGTAGTATAAACAATCTGATTTACATTTAGCATTATAACAAGAGGTCAGACTTTATGCATTATTTTTTTTGGTAAATAAGCAGGTTCATTAATTATGCTATTTATGGCATCATTGTCAATCAATAATTACTATGTTTAAATACTATTTCCTCAAAAAATAGGCACTATTTTACCATGATCCAAAAGATTTTTTTTAGAAAATTGATGTTTTTTGTCAAATAAGATGAAAAAATCTGAAAATCAAGTATGATAGAAGAGGGGATCCTATTAAACTACATTAAAAAGGGGAGACATGATGGAACAAATTCAAAAAAAAAACATACAACAGGAAAGTAGAAAAACACTAACTTTATTATTTTCGTTGCCTATTTTTTCATGGGCGTTATACGATGCGCTAATACAATCTTTTCTTCAAATATTGTCACAATCTTTTTCCCTTTTTATTTAGAAGAAGTTGTTGGAAATAATGAAACGATGAAACAAGTTGCGGGGAGTTTCATTTCCTATGCAAATGCGATAGCGAGTTTTTTTATTGTGATTTTTTCACCGTTATATGGGGTTTTAGTAGACAGGACTGGCCTGAAGAGGAAGTATGTCATTCCTTTCACATTAGTGGCTGTTTTTTCAACTATGATGATGGGGGTAGTAGCCTCTGTAAACAGCAATCAACTAGTGTTCAATCTCCCGATAAACTTATTGTTTGTAATTTTATTCTTTATAATTGCAAAGTTTTGTTTTCAGTCGAGTCTTGTGTTTTATGATCCTATACTAAGTGATTTAGGTACAAAAGATGAAGTGCCACTCATATCAGGGATAGGGGTAGCTGTTGGTTACATAGGTACATTAATCGGTTTATTAGTTTATCCTTTAGTTGGAGATAGTGGTTTTCATGATGCCTTTATTCCAACAGCCATCCTTTACTTAGTTTTATCGTTACCTCTATTTTTCTTTATCAAGGATAGACCTAAGAAAGTCACTGAAGAAAAGAAATCATTCTTTAGTGGATATGGAGAAATTGTTCAAACATTTAAAGACATGAAGCATTATAAAGGGCTATTTCTTTTTATGGTAGCTTTTTTCTTTTTAAATGATGCAATCGCAACTGCAATTGCCATGATGGCATTTTATGCTAAAGCGATAGTTGGTTTTACAACTGGTGAATTTATCGTTATGTATTTAGTCAGCACAATTTCTAGTATTTTAGGCGCCATTGTGTTTGGCTACATTACGAAAGCGATGGGAGCAAGGCGAGCGATATGGCTAGTTGGAATCATTTTGTTAACAGCGATTATTATTGCTACTTTTGCAACGAAAGGAGTTTATTTTTGGATAGCAGGAAGTCTTTTTGGGGTTTCTTTAGGGTCCATGTGGGTTACTTCACGAACGTTAATTGTTGAAATGTCACCTGAAGATAAGCTTGGTCAATTTTTTGGATTGTTTGCATTTTCAGGAAAGCTATCATCGATCGTTGGGCCTGTTCTTTACGGTACAATTACCCTTTTATTAAAAGATTATGGAAATTTAGCAAGTCGAGTTGCCATTGCATCGCTAGGTTTACTTGTCATCATAGGACTGGCTTTTCATAGTAGGATAAAAGAAGAACCAACAGCTTAAATCAAGTTAGTTGAATAACAAGGCAAAAAGACAATTAAATAATTCTTTCATAGGAGGTGCTTTTTGCCTTGTATTTTGTTTAGGAAATATAATTTGTGATGATTGTTAGTTATACAAGGGTTATTCCTGCACCAATGATAATTAAAAGAATAAATAGTATTAAAATAATAATAAAGTTGCTTCCACAGCAATTGTTTACGTAATTACAACCTCCACCTGCATAACCGTAGCTATTGTATCCGCCCATTTTTTTTTCACCACCTTAGAAAGTTATTAGTAATATTTAAAATAAAGCCCCACAAGCTTGTGTTGGGGCTAATAAACTAAATTTTAATAATAACCTCCGCAGCATGCGCAACCTACAATGACTAGTAGGACAAAAACTACAACGATAAAAGCAAACCCTGCACCATATCCATATTCGCCCATTTTCTAACACCTCCTTCTGTCATATTAAATAATATGTAGGAGGGCACTTGTCTCGATAGGGACAGATGACTAGTTTTTTATAGGCGAATGCGGATTTTTTTATAAGAGGTTGTTCAAAAAGTCATGAAAAATTGCTGTCGAATAACTTTGTTGTCTCGCTATTCCAAGCTCCGACGTCAGGATTGGCTAGCACGAGCGTTATCCCTAGGATGGCGATGCACACGATGTGCTAGCGCAGGCGTTGTCACAGGACGTGGCCGATGTTAGTTGACGTTCCTCCTTTAGCCCGTGAACCATACTGAACGTACACTGTGGTGCTTCGATGCCCAAGGACGGGCTAGCGCAGGCGTTGTCACAGGACGTGACTGAACTTAGCCTGCGTTCCTTTAAGCAGTCGCCTTGTTCTTCTCGGCCCTTTTCCCCCCTACTTTTTGAACACGCACTAAAAAGTAAATGTTCATGTAAAAATATGATGACTTGAAATTATTGTTGTAATACAAAAAACTCCTTCGATTG
This portion of the Bacillus carboniphilus genome encodes:
- a CDS encoding NCS2 family permease; protein product: MERFFQLNKQGTTIRKELLAGTISFFTIVYIVVVNASILTDAGIPLEAGILATVLSSFVGCLIMGFFGNTPIIVVPGMGVNALFTYTICQSMGLTWQEGLAVVFVSGILFSIIAFTKLSHIISDAIPSSLKEAITVGIGIFLTFIGLQKGGIVVGSETTFVALGNMTDLHVLATVITLILTVILFARNVPGNFLISMVMGTLIAWMFGLIENQAATSSNFSFTDYLSVFGAMSFDRFFDVVFWTATFSLTMVIVFENIGLVHGHVQMINQPERYKKSLQSTSLSTITCGIFGTSPTVATVETASGITAGGRTGLTAITTGMLFFLSLFFIPFVKLVPDSAIAPILILIGGLMIQNIQNINLKDFTESFPAFLIITLIPLTYSIVDGMAFGFIAYPLIKIAMNRHKEVTLPLYIIALLFLANFIAHSLH
- a CDS encoding YjcZ family sporulation protein, coding for MGEYGYGAGFAFIVVVFVLLVIVGCACCGGYY
- a CDS encoding YjcZ family sporulation protein, whose translation is MGGYNSYGYAGGGCNYVNNCCGSNFIIILILFILLIIIGAGITLV